A genome region from Jeongeupia sp. HS-3 includes the following:
- a CDS encoding isochorismatase family protein — translation MTTPNNVANFNGQKPVIDPNDAVMLLIDHQSGLFQTVKDMPMPELRANVTTLAKVATLAKMPVITTASVPQGPNGPLIPEVHQFAPHAKYVARRGEINAWDNPEFVAAVKETGRNTLIIAGTITSVCMAFPSISAVYEGYKVFAVIDASGTYSKMAQEITLARVVQAGVVPIDTAGVCSEIQKTWARPDAAQWAEVYSAVFPNYQLLIESYAKAQEVVTKNETPDSLRK, via the coding sequence ATGACCACACCCAATAACGTCGCCAATTTCAACGGCCAGAAGCCGGTGATCGACCCCAACGACGCCGTCATGCTGTTGATCGACCACCAGAGCGGCCTGTTCCAGACGGTCAAGGACATGCCGATGCCCGAGCTGCGCGCCAATGTCACGACGCTGGCCAAGGTCGCGACGCTCGCGAAGATGCCGGTGATCACCACCGCCTCGGTACCGCAAGGCCCGAACGGCCCGCTGATTCCGGAAGTCCACCAGTTCGCGCCGCACGCCAAGTATGTCGCGCGTCGCGGCGAGATCAACGCCTGGGACAACCCGGAGTTCGTTGCGGCGGTGAAGGAAACCGGCCGCAACACGCTGATCATCGCCGGCACGATCACCAGCGTCTGCATGGCCTTCCCGAGCATCAGCGCCGTGTACGAAGGCTACAAGGTCTTCGCCGTCATCGACGCGTCGGGCACGTACTCGAAGATGGCGCAGGAAATCACGCTGGCGCGGGTTGTTCAGGCCGGCGTGGTACCGATCGATACCGCCGGGGTCTGCTCGGAAATCCAGAAAACCTGGGCACGCCCGGATGCCGCGCAGTGGGCCGAGGTCTATAGCGCCGTGTTCCCGAACTACCAGTTGCTGATCGAAAGCTACGCCAAGGCGCAGGAAGTGGTGACCAAGAACGAAACGCCGGATTCGCTGCGTAAGTAA